A single region of the Mycobacterium avium subsp. avium genome encodes:
- the metG gene encoding methionine--tRNA ligase: MRPFYVTTAITYPNGDPHVGHAYEYIATDAIARFKRLDGFDVRFLTGTDEHGLKMVETAAAEGIDTAELARRNSDVFQRLQERLNISFDRFIRTTDPDHHEASKAIWRRMQAAGDIYLDSYSGWYSVRDERFFVESETKVLDDGTRVAAETGAPLTWTEEQTYFFRLSAYTDKLLAHYEANPDFIAPEVRRNEVVSFVSGGLRDLSISRTSFDWGVKVPDHPDHVMYVWVDALTNYLTGVGYPDTESEMFRRYWPADLHMIGKDIIRFHTVYWPAFLMSAGIELPRRVFAHGFLLNRGEKMSKSVGNIVDPITLVDTFGVDQLRYFLLREVPFGQDGSYTEDAIITRINTDLANELGNLAQRSLSMIAKNLHSVVPEPGDFTGDDRELLQTADGLLPRVRASSDSQAMHLGLEAIWLMLGEANKYFSAQQPWVLRKSESEADQTRFRTVLYVTCEVVRIAALLVQPVMPESAGKLLDLLGQGQDRRAFDALGARLAPGTVLPPPTGVFPRYQAESEKVD; the protein is encoded by the coding sequence CCCGGTTCAAGCGGCTCGACGGCTTCGACGTGCGATTCCTGACCGGCACCGACGAGCACGGCCTCAAGATGGTCGAGACCGCGGCGGCCGAGGGCATCGACACGGCCGAGCTGGCCCGGCGCAATTCCGATGTGTTCCAGCGGCTGCAGGAGCGGTTGAACATCTCCTTCGACCGCTTCATCCGCACCACCGACCCCGATCATCACGAAGCGTCCAAGGCGATCTGGCGGCGGATGCAGGCGGCCGGCGACATCTACCTGGACAGCTATTCCGGTTGGTATTCGGTGCGCGACGAGCGGTTCTTCGTCGAATCGGAGACCAAGGTGCTCGACGACGGGACGCGGGTGGCCGCCGAAACCGGCGCCCCGCTGACCTGGACCGAGGAGCAAACGTATTTCTTCCGGCTGTCGGCCTACACCGACAAGCTGCTGGCCCACTACGAGGCGAACCCGGATTTCATCGCCCCCGAGGTGCGGCGCAACGAGGTGGTCAGCTTCGTCTCCGGCGGCCTGCGCGACCTGTCCATCTCGCGCACCTCGTTCGACTGGGGCGTCAAGGTGCCCGATCATCCCGACCACGTCATGTACGTCTGGGTCGACGCGCTCACCAACTACCTGACCGGGGTGGGATACCCGGACACCGAATCGGAGATGTTCCGCCGCTACTGGCCGGCCGACCTGCACATGATCGGCAAGGACATCATCCGGTTCCACACCGTGTACTGGCCGGCGTTTCTCATGTCGGCCGGAATCGAGCTGCCCCGAAGGGTTTTCGCGCACGGGTTTCTGCTCAACCGCGGCGAGAAGATGAGCAAGTCGGTGGGCAACATCGTCGACCCGATCACGCTGGTGGACACCTTCGGCGTCGACCAACTGCGCTACTTCCTGCTGCGCGAGGTGCCGTTCGGCCAGGACGGCAGCTACACCGAGGACGCGATCATCACCCGGATCAACACCGATCTGGCCAACGAGCTGGGCAACCTGGCGCAGCGCTCGTTGTCGATGATCGCCAAGAACCTGCACTCGGTGGTGCCCGAACCCGGTGACTTCACCGGCGACGACCGTGAACTGCTGCAGACGGCCGACGGTTTGTTGCCGCGGGTGCGCGCCAGTTCCGACTCGCAGGCGATGCACCTGGGCCTGGAAGCGATCTGGCTGATGCTCGGTGAGGCCAACAAGTACTTCTCGGCGCAACAGCCGTGGGTGTTGCGCAAGAGCGAGTCCGAGGCGGATCAGACCCGGTTCCGCACCGTCTTGTACGTCACCTGCGAGGTGGTCCGCATCGCCGCGCTGCTGGTGCAGCCCGTCATGCCCGAATCGGCCGGCAAGCTGCTGGATCTGCTGGGGCAGGGCCAAGATCGGCGGGCGTTCGACGCGCTGGGCGCGCGGCTGGCTCCGGGTACGGTGCTGCCGCCTCCGACCGGTGTGTTTCCCCGCTACCAGGCGGAGTCGGAGAAAGTCGATTGA
- a CDS encoding PAS domain-containing protein, protein MTTLRELPALVVLERIPVPVLAIAGDGSILFANTAFADMLGYQPQEALALRFEQIFHHAPASESLLATVHALANMVVELAHRDGSVVRAMMSKSAVMRADDQFALAAFQDLTEQLWEEAR, encoded by the coding sequence ATGACCACCCTCAGGGAGCTGCCCGCACTGGTCGTGCTGGAGCGGATCCCGGTTCCCGTGCTGGCCATCGCGGGTGACGGCAGTATCTTGTTCGCCAACACCGCATTTGCCGACATGCTGGGCTACCAGCCCCAGGAGGCACTGGCGCTGCGCTTCGAGCAGATCTTCCATCACGCCCCGGCGTCGGAGTCGCTGTTGGCGACGGTGCATGCGCTGGCGAACATGGTGGTCGAACTGGCGCACCGGGACGGGTCGGTGGTTCGCGCGATGATGAGCAAGTCGGCGGTGATGCGCGCCGACGACCAGTTCGCCCTGGCCGCGTTCCAGGACCTGACCGAACAGCTTTGGGAAGAGGCGCGCTAA
- a CDS encoding polysaccharide deacetylase family protein: MRAIATRATVKNAAAALLCAAGVDALGRRRHRDALAILMFHGVEDRPPLPPCWHVSGAALFRRQLRYVRAHFNVLALEDALDRLAGGTLPPRALAITFDDGTRNLATHAMPVLRELELPAAVFLATGPIGTDRTLWPDRLWLAIARSPAREIDLTPWGLGTRPLKSNIERGAAYTVVVEKLKNLPDPRRIAALDEILCALGHHDDGDGGPFRMLSWEQARQLAADPLVTLYPHTVTHPILARCDDAKLHREITESCAVIERETGSPPTVFAYPNGRLQDFDERAKDVLRARGVRWALSTAPGFADRSCDPLALPRLAVGGDASLNYFKLLVSGGLRRR; the protein is encoded by the coding sequence TTGAGAGCCATCGCGACGCGCGCGACCGTCAAGAACGCGGCGGCCGCATTGCTGTGCGCCGCCGGGGTCGACGCGCTGGGCCGGCGGCGACACCGCGACGCACTCGCCATCCTGATGTTCCACGGGGTGGAAGACCGACCGCCGTTGCCGCCCTGCTGGCACGTGTCGGGCGCCGCGCTGTTTCGCCGCCAATTGCGGTACGTGCGCGCGCATTTCAACGTGCTCGCCCTCGAGGATGCCCTGGACCGGCTGGCCGGCGGGACGCTGCCGCCGCGGGCCCTGGCGATCACCTTCGACGACGGCACCCGCAACCTGGCGACCCACGCGATGCCGGTGCTGCGCGAGCTGGAGCTGCCCGCGGCGGTGTTCTTGGCGACCGGCCCGATCGGCACCGACCGAACGCTGTGGCCCGACCGGCTCTGGCTGGCCATCGCCCGCAGCCCGGCACGCGAAATCGACTTGACACCATGGGGATTGGGAACCCGCCCGCTGAAAAGCAACATCGAGCGCGGCGCGGCCTATACGGTGGTGGTCGAGAAACTGAAAAACCTGCCCGACCCGCGGCGCATCGCGGCGCTGGACGAGATCCTCTGCGCGCTCGGCCATCACGACGACGGCGACGGCGGGCCGTTCCGGATGCTCAGCTGGGAGCAAGCCCGCCAATTGGCCGCCGACCCGCTGGTGACGCTGTATCCGCACACGGTGACCCACCCGATCCTGGCCCGTTGCGATGACGCCAAACTGCACCGGGAGATCACCGAGTCGTGCGCCGTCATCGAGCGTGAGACAGGCTCGCCGCCAACGGTTTTCGCCTACCCCAACGGCCGGTTGCAGGATTTCGACGAGCGGGCCAAGGACGTGTTGCGGGCCCGCGGGGTGCGCTGGGCGCTGTCCACCGCACCGGGATTCGCCGACCGGAGCTGCGACCCGCTGGCGTTACCGCGGTTGGCGGTGGGCGGCGACGCGTCGTTGAACTACTTCAAGCTGCTGGTCTCCGGCGGACTGCGGCGCCGTTAG
- a CDS encoding TetR/AcrR family transcriptional regulator: protein MARQVRSEATRQKILDSAIEVFGEVGYAAAGWSTIIERTGMTKGALYHHFDSKESLASNIIEEGSDRLLSAFRNVCGSSSPGLENLVHGTFTIVEVLRSDKMVRAAAQLATALSGFNGAASRFYANLVLETAQEARRAIKEGDLRDDIDPDVLSASLMGTIFGARLIASTISGHGRIGDIIGDPTARLHQIWSLLLPGIVSQASLPYFEQFLRREGMRHATANPGAEPEGE from the coding sequence ATGGCCCGCCAAGTTCGGTCTGAGGCCACCCGGCAGAAGATCCTGGACTCGGCGATCGAAGTCTTCGGCGAGGTCGGTTACGCCGCGGCCGGGTGGAGCACCATCATCGAGCGGACCGGCATGACCAAGGGCGCCCTGTATCACCACTTCGATTCCAAAGAATCGTTGGCGTCCAACATCATCGAGGAGGGCTCCGACCGGCTGCTCAGTGCGTTCCGCAACGTGTGCGGGTCATCGTCGCCGGGGCTGGAAAACCTGGTGCACGGCACCTTCACCATCGTCGAGGTTTTGCGGTCGGACAAAATGGTGCGCGCCGCAGCGCAATTGGCCACCGCGCTAAGCGGATTCAACGGTGCGGCATCGCGCTTCTACGCGAATTTGGTGCTGGAAACGGCGCAGGAGGCGCGGCGGGCGATCAAGGAAGGCGACCTGCGCGACGACATCGACCCCGACGTGCTGAGCGCGTCGCTGATGGGCACCATATTCGGGGCCCGGTTGATAGCGAGCACCATTTCCGGTCACGGCCGAATCGGTGACATCATCGGCGACCCCACCGCGCGGTTGCACCAGATCTGGAGCCTGCTGCTGCCCGGCATCGTCTCGCAGGCATCGCTGCCGTATTTCGAGCAATTCCTGCGCCGCGAGGGAATGCGCCACGCCACAGCCAACCCCGGCGCGGAACCGGAAGGCGAATAG
- a CDS encoding TetR/AcrR family transcriptional regulator, translating to MTTHSTDGRADATRQQILRAASHQFARRPYHDVGLDDILAEAELTKGAMYFHFKSKHALAVAIIESQTASGAVAVQDLLTRGLSGLETLIDFSYLIAVKDIKTDLVRSGLNLMESVGLSDGLQEKLFDRWIKALARVAEQAKGEGDINEHCDPQDIGRLMVSLHMGLRKTSNLDDPERFLRDLEKCWSLLLTGILQPDRTEYFQQFLRRRAALAINTSATDDDES from the coding sequence ATGACCACCCATTCGACCGACGGACGAGCGGATGCGACCCGGCAACAGATCCTGCGGGCCGCATCGCACCAGTTCGCCCGGCGGCCCTACCACGACGTCGGCCTCGACGACATCCTCGCCGAGGCCGAGCTGACCAAGGGCGCGATGTACTTCCACTTCAAGTCGAAGCACGCGCTAGCGGTCGCGATCATCGAGAGCCAGACCGCCAGCGGCGCCGTCGCCGTGCAGGACCTGCTGACCCGCGGGCTCTCCGGCCTGGAGACGCTGATCGACTTCTCCTATCTGATCGCCGTCAAGGACATCAAGACGGACCTGGTCCGGTCCGGGCTCAACCTGATGGAGTCGGTCGGGCTGTCCGACGGGTTGCAGGAGAAGCTGTTCGACCGGTGGATCAAGGCCCTGGCCCGGGTGGCCGAGCAGGCCAAGGGCGAGGGCGACATCAACGAGCACTGCGATCCGCAGGACATCGGCCGGTTGATGGTGTCGCTGCACATGGGGCTGCGCAAGACCAGCAACCTGGACGACCCGGAACGGTTCCTGCGTGATCTGGAGAAGTGCTGGTCGCTGCTGCTCACCGGGATCCTGCAGCCGGACCGCACCGAGTACTTTCAACAGTTCCTGCGCAGGCGTGCTGCCCTCGCGATCAACACCAGTGCAACCGATGATGACGAGTCCTAG
- a CDS encoding PPE family protein gives MIDFGALPPEVNSARMYAGPGPLSLTAAAVAWDALAAELHAAASCYRSVIAGLTTGRWLGPSSLAMASAFAPYMAWMAGAAGRAAETAGQARLAVEVFEAAFAMTVPPPAVAANRVQLATLIATNFFGQNAAAIAATEAEYAEMWAQDAAAMYEYAAGSAAACSVTPFTPPPDTTDEAGVARQAAVVGQVTTQAELNHTVSKIPATLQGLSSPMTAGLDTVTDTGSGAAGGAAAGAANSTTSSIMTGLASGIPGAIPSAFSAAATPLYGMSSILGIAQTAQGLAKAAGDGVAAAASGVASAASSGAGALGSLGSGVLGTLGKAAALGPLAVPASWTSVIPAAHSAVSALPTINLAGANVPPSVMGSLPRLAAASGKTLGPRYGVIPTVMTRPPSAGYA, from the coding sequence GTGATCGACTTCGGAGCGCTTCCCCCGGAGGTCAACTCCGCGAGAATGTATGCCGGGCCCGGCCCGCTGTCCCTGACGGCCGCCGCCGTGGCCTGGGACGCGTTGGCCGCCGAGCTGCACGCCGCGGCCAGTTGCTACCGCTCGGTGATCGCCGGGCTGACCACCGGACGCTGGCTGGGGCCGTCGTCGCTGGCGATGGCCTCCGCGTTCGCGCCGTACATGGCCTGGATGGCCGGCGCCGCCGGTCGGGCCGCCGAGACGGCCGGTCAGGCCCGGCTCGCCGTCGAGGTCTTCGAGGCCGCCTTCGCGATGACGGTCCCGCCGCCGGCGGTCGCCGCCAACCGGGTCCAGCTCGCGACGTTGATCGCGACCAACTTCTTCGGCCAGAACGCCGCGGCGATCGCCGCCACCGAAGCCGAATACGCCGAGATGTGGGCGCAGGACGCCGCCGCGATGTACGAATACGCCGCCGGCTCGGCGGCCGCCTGCTCGGTCACGCCGTTCACCCCGCCGCCCGACACCACCGACGAGGCCGGCGTCGCCCGCCAGGCCGCGGTGGTCGGGCAGGTCACCACCCAGGCCGAACTCAACCACACGGTGTCCAAGATCCCCGCCACCCTGCAGGGGCTTTCCTCACCGATGACCGCCGGGCTGGACACGGTCACGGACACCGGCAGCGGGGCCGCCGGGGGCGCCGCGGCCGGGGCGGCCAACTCGACCACGTCGTCGATCATGACGGGCCTGGCTTCGGGCATACCCGGCGCCATTCCCAGCGCCTTCTCGGCCGCGGCCACGCCCCTGTACGGAATGTCGTCCATCCTCGGCATCGCCCAGACCGCCCAGGGCCTGGCCAAGGCCGCCGGCGACGGTGTGGCGGCCGCGGCGTCCGGGGTCGCGAGTGCGGCCAGCTCCGGGGCCGGGGCACTCGGATCGCTGGGCTCCGGCGTGCTCGGCACCCTCGGTAAAGCGGCCGCCTTGGGACCGTTGGCGGTGCCGGCGAGCTGGACGAGCGTGATCCCGGCCGCCCACAGCGCCGTCTCCGCGCTGCCGACGATCAACCTCGCCGGCGCGAACGTGCCGCCCAGCGTCATGGGCTCGCTGCCGCGGCTGGCCGCCGCATCGGGCAAGACGCTCGGCCCGCGCTACGGCGTCATCCCGACCGTGATGACCCGCCCACCGTCCGCCGGATACGCCTGA
- a CDS encoding dTDP-4-dehydrorhamnose 3,5-epimerase family protein — protein MKYTPTKVAGVTIIDLELRRDHRGFTWRSFCARDFAAHGLNLDVAQTNIVFNYTRGTVRGLHRTVPPHAEATLLRCTRGAIVAAAVDVRPDSLTYGDHVMIELTADDHRTLFLPPYVAHGFQTLVDDTEVTYHTSGRHAAAEEQGLRWDDPEFGVTWPIPVTVISEQDASWPSAQTRLAPMEQVAPCLSR, from the coding sequence GTGAAGTACACACCCACCAAGGTCGCCGGGGTGACGATCATCGACCTCGAACTCCGTCGCGACCATCGCGGCTTTACCTGGCGGTCGTTCTGCGCCCGCGACTTCGCCGCTCATGGGCTCAATCTCGATGTGGCGCAGACGAATATCGTCTTCAACTACACCCGCGGCACGGTGCGGGGGCTGCACCGCACGGTGCCGCCGCACGCCGAGGCCACGCTGCTGCGCTGCACCCGTGGCGCCATCGTCGCCGCCGCGGTGGACGTCCGCCCCGACTCGCTGACCTACGGCGACCACGTGATGATCGAGCTCACCGCCGACGACCACCGGACGTTGTTCCTGCCGCCCTACGTCGCCCACGGCTTCCAGACGCTGGTCGACGACACCGAGGTCACCTACCACACCAGTGGGCGGCACGCGGCGGCCGAAGAGCAGGGATTGCGCTGGGACGACCCGGAATTCGGAGTCACCTGGCCGATACCGGTCACGGTCATCTCCGAGCAGGACGCGAGCTGGCCCTCAGCCCAGACCAGATTGGCACCAATGGAACAGGTGGCACCATGCCTCAGTCGGTGA
- a CDS encoding oligosaccharide flippase family protein has product MSEPTAAAAVVPSVPLARMAHAFSVQLICRALGMLASVVSVAMTARYLGPGRYGQLTIAVAFVAMWTSFADLGIATVIVRRVTSGRGDLERLVRINSGLALLYCVPLAALAAGSGLLIYHDTEVRVMLVVLSGGLLLQTMTTRFEPVFLATVRFSAVAISDVTARVGTLAMVACLVAAHANVIWFAVAQLIPPAVQLLIQGAAAMRHISVRPLFAPREAADLLRESLPLIGFLIVGLLYCRADGVILSLLSTHSEVGVYGLALTIAFNTIVVSLIFHKSTLSTATELFARDVAAFAGFLRRSVELMSFVAVPVAVVGALLAGPLIGLFGKSAFIERGTPTLALLFVAAALRFVGGTLGQGLVASHHQRVLLWLTVATLALNVGLNLALAGRYGAVGPGVALVCTELFNMAVSTWWLRRHCGYRTPVAFVLRLLVPTGASVVVALLLSGHHVILVLTAAAVAYLTTSAVFGPITWSSLASLRASLREKQPAA; this is encoded by the coding sequence ATGAGTGAGCCGACGGCAGCCGCCGCGGTCGTGCCCTCGGTGCCGCTGGCCCGGATGGCCCACGCGTTCTCGGTCCAGTTGATCTGCCGCGCACTGGGGATGCTGGCCTCGGTGGTTTCGGTGGCGATGACCGCACGCTATCTGGGTCCCGGACGCTACGGCCAGCTCACCATCGCGGTGGCGTTCGTCGCCATGTGGACCAGCTTCGCCGATCTGGGCATCGCCACCGTGATCGTGCGACGGGTGACCTCCGGCCGCGGCGATTTGGAGCGCCTGGTGCGCATCAACAGCGGCCTGGCCCTGCTGTACTGCGTTCCGCTCGCGGCGCTGGCGGCAGGGTCGGGGTTGCTGATCTATCACGACACCGAGGTGCGGGTGATGCTGGTCGTGCTGTCGGGTGGACTGCTGCTGCAGACCATGACGACGCGATTCGAGCCGGTTTTCCTTGCCACCGTCCGGTTCTCGGCGGTGGCAATCTCCGACGTCACCGCCCGGGTGGGCACCCTGGCCATGGTCGCCTGCCTGGTCGCGGCGCACGCCAACGTGATCTGGTTCGCCGTCGCCCAGCTGATCCCGCCCGCCGTGCAGCTGCTGATCCAGGGCGCGGCCGCGATGCGGCACATCTCGGTGCGGCCGCTGTTCGCCCCGCGAGAGGCCGCCGATTTATTGCGGGAAAGCTTGCCGCTGATCGGTTTTCTGATCGTCGGGCTGCTGTACTGCCGTGCCGACGGCGTGATCCTGTCCCTGCTGAGCACCCACTCCGAGGTGGGCGTCTACGGCCTGGCCCTGACAATCGCGTTCAACACGATCGTGGTCTCGCTGATCTTCCACAAGTCGACGTTGTCGACGGCCACCGAGCTGTTCGCGCGGGACGTCGCCGCATTCGCCGGCTTCCTGCGCCGCAGCGTGGAATTGATGTCCTTCGTGGCGGTCCCGGTCGCCGTGGTCGGCGCGCTGCTCGCCGGGCCGCTGATCGGATTGTTCGGCAAGAGCGCGTTCATCGAGCGCGGCACGCCCACGCTGGCGTTGCTGTTCGTCGCGGCGGCCCTGCGGTTCGTCGGCGGCACGCTGGGCCAGGGCCTGGTGGCCTCGCATCACCAACGGGTGCTGCTGTGGTTGACGGTCGCGACCCTGGCGCTCAACGTCGGGCTCAACCTCGCCCTGGCGGGGCGGTACGGCGCCGTCGGTCCGGGCGTGGCGCTGGTGTGCACGGAGTTGTTCAACATGGCCGTCTCCACCTGGTGGCTGCGCCGCCACTGCGGCTACCGCACCCCGGTCGCGTTCGTGCTGCGGCTGCTGGTTCCCACCGGCGCGAGTGTCGTTGTGGCGCTGCTGCTTTCGGGCCACCATGTGATCCTGGTGCTGACCGCGGCGGCCGTGGCCTACCTGACCACCAGCGCGGTGTTCGGCCCCATCACCTGGTCCAGCCTGGCCTCGTTGCGGGCCTCGTTGCGTGAGAAGCAGCCGGCGGCATGA
- a CDS encoding glycosyltransferase, whose product MTSKADRAYLKRPAGGAIALPAERPLALLVVTDGDRDRTNTCLASVAEHLPDLPVYAYGAEVATKYPGVHWVSGPLDVCPAVAFNVLAEHAPPDADLLLLPADTRLLGPLTRTRELLRRPGVAAVSPMAPEASAPRRTPGNLVTRRSPCLAINRAAWNALGAFDEEFFGYGEAADWQARAHAAGWRVLTVDERGVEHTATGPQRLTDAAHRRNRDLARANAALLLEHRRGVHRADAYLAGAAAWGRLRRPNRRRTELPSVVITTNRLVYGGAERQKALLATELDRRGYPVTIVCVQRFGPLIAEIPDTVRVIRQPWWAPIIDLADGPAVLISGDTNTEVGFATLWRAAGRGRRWMVAPHVPPEPDRLIYSRPLIAAMRRADGFIVLAQRHWDMLLDQHRLRGRHFIAPNGVVVTGDPAPRRRADGAPLHLVMLSRIVEHKNPHLLIEALHGLAEMPWRLSIFGDGPDRQRLEAGTPAALRDRVRWHGWSAGPGPALADADLLCVPSRSEAFPLVIVEAMARGVPVAASAICAVPEMLDFGRAGFLVEPVTVSGWRECLARIMADPDALPAVGRRGQQRMRKHYTVQAMADAYLDAIGAVL is encoded by the coding sequence ATGACGTCGAAGGCAGACCGGGCATACCTGAAGCGCCCGGCCGGCGGTGCCATCGCGCTGCCGGCCGAGCGGCCGCTGGCGCTGTTGGTCGTCACCGACGGCGACCGCGACCGCACCAATACGTGCCTGGCCAGCGTCGCCGAGCACCTGCCCGACCTGCCCGTGTACGCCTACGGCGCCGAGGTGGCGACGAAATACCCTGGAGTGCACTGGGTTTCGGGTCCGCTGGACGTCTGCCCTGCCGTCGCCTTCAACGTGCTGGCCGAGCACGCACCGCCCGACGCCGACCTGTTGCTGCTGCCCGCCGACACCCGGCTGCTGGGGCCGCTGACCCGGACCCGGGAGCTGCTGCGCCGGCCCGGGGTGGCGGCCGTGTCGCCGATGGCTCCCGAGGCGAGCGCGCCCCGTCGCACGCCGGGGAACCTCGTGACGCGACGCTCGCCGTGCCTGGCGATCAACCGCGCCGCCTGGAACGCCCTCGGCGCCTTCGACGAAGAGTTCTTCGGTTACGGCGAGGCGGCCGACTGGCAGGCCCGGGCCCACGCGGCGGGCTGGCGTGTCCTGACGGTCGACGAACGCGGCGTCGAGCACACGGCGACCGGGCCGCAACGCCTCACCGACGCGGCGCACCGGCGCAATCGTGACCTGGCGCGCGCCAACGCCGCCCTCCTGCTCGAGCATCGGCGCGGCGTGCACCGCGCGGATGCGTACCTGGCCGGGGCCGCCGCGTGGGGGCGACTGCGGCGGCCGAACCGCCGGCGCACCGAGCTGCCGTCGGTCGTGATCACCACCAACCGCCTGGTCTACGGCGGAGCCGAGCGGCAAAAAGCGCTTCTGGCAACCGAATTGGACCGGCGCGGCTACCCGGTCACCATCGTCTGCGTGCAGCGGTTCGGCCCGCTGATCGCCGAAATCCCGGACACGGTGCGGGTGATCCGCCAGCCGTGGTGGGCGCCGATCATCGACCTCGCCGACGGCCCGGCGGTGCTGATCTCCGGCGACACCAACACCGAGGTGGGGTTCGCCACGCTGTGGCGGGCCGCCGGCCGCGGCCGGCGCTGGATGGTCGCCCCGCATGTTCCGCCGGAGCCGGACCGGCTTATCTACTCGCGGCCACTGATCGCCGCGATGCGCAGGGCGGACGGTTTCATCGTGCTGGCGCAACGGCATTGGGACATGCTGCTCGACCAGCATCGGCTGCGGGGGCGCCACTTCATCGCGCCCAACGGGGTGGTCGTCACCGGCGACCCGGCCCCGCGGCGGCGCGCCGACGGTGCGCCGCTGCACCTGGTCATGCTGTCGCGCATCGTCGAGCACAAGAACCCGCATCTGCTGATCGAGGCCTTGCACGGGCTGGCCGAAATGCCTTGGCGGCTCTCGATTTTCGGTGACGGTCCGGACCGGCAGCGGCTGGAGGCGGGCACGCCGGCGGCGCTGCGCGATCGGGTGCGCTGGCATGGCTGGTCGGCCGGCCCCGGCCCGGCACTGGCCGACGCCGACCTGCTGTGTGTGCCCAGCCGCTCCGAAGCGTTCCCGCTGGTGATCGTGGAGGCGATGGCGCGCGGCGTGCCCGTTGCCGCGTCGGCGATCTGCGCCGTCCCGGAAATGCTGGATTTCGGGCGGGCCGGATTCCTCGTCGAGCCGGTGACCGTGTCCGGGTGGCGCGAATGTCTGGCCCGGATCATGGCCGACCCGGACGCGCTGCCGGCGGTGGGACGCCGCGGCCAGCAGCGCATGCGCAAGCACTACACGGTGCAGGCCATGGCCGATGCCTACCTGGACGCGATCGGAGCCGTGCTGTGA
- a CDS encoding glycosyltransferase family 4 protein has protein sequence MLWLSPWTRPAVRVQAEALQRHGAEVLLVTSDQHPESDAARDYELVLDPRFRTAATWLPTLRAWRRVRRFRPDVVLAELVRDPRWIALAGWAPRIQVVHDDRPHDPDELTPAYERAVFDRWGARSAATIAYSDYVAAAISARRDVAGTPVHVVPLASDLDLDRVPPFVGPEGRRDFVMFGRLNPYKNVDVVLGAWQRHVVGGGWRGDNLVLIGDGPLDVKTLPKHTRWRNGSFRYADVIPTLAAAKGSIAHYRRASQSGVQSLSMQLGVMPIVSTAGALPEYQPPGCAPIGIDDVAGLAAAFDLLADPVTAARHGAEAARHYQRRCAVDLVAERILDVVAEVLARRG, from the coding sequence GTGCTGTGGCTTTCGCCGTGGACGCGGCCGGCGGTGCGGGTGCAGGCCGAGGCGCTGCAGCGGCACGGCGCCGAGGTCCTACTGGTCACCTCCGATCAGCACCCGGAGTCCGACGCCGCGCGCGACTACGAGCTGGTGCTCGACCCGCGATTCCGCACGGCCGCCACCTGGCTGCCCACCCTGCGCGCCTGGCGCCGCGTCCGGCGGTTCCGGCCGGACGTGGTGCTCGCCGAGCTGGTCCGCGATCCCCGCTGGATCGCGCTGGCCGGGTGGGCCCCGCGCATCCAGGTGGTGCACGACGACCGGCCGCACGACCCCGACGAACTGACACCGGCCTACGAACGGGCCGTGTTCGACCGCTGGGGCGCACGATCGGCCGCCACCATCGCCTACAGCGACTATGTGGCGGCGGCCATCTCGGCGCGCCGCGACGTCGCCGGCACCCCGGTGCACGTGGTGCCGCTGGCCAGCGACCTCGACCTGGACCGGGTTCCGCCGTTCGTCGGTCCCGAGGGGCGCCGGGATTTCGTCATGTTCGGCCGGCTCAACCCCTACAAGAACGTCGACGTGGTGCTCGGGGCCTGGCAACGGCACGTGGTCGGCGGCGGCTGGCGCGGCGACAACCTGGTGCTGATCGGCGACGGGCCGCTCGACGTGAAAACCCTGCCCAAACACACCCGCTGGCGCAACGGCAGCTTCCGCTACGCCGACGTGATCCCCACCCTGGCCGCCGCCAAGGGATCGATCGCCCATTACCGGCGCGCCTCGCAAAGCGGTGTGCAATCGCTGTCCATGCAGCTGGGCGTCATGCCGATCGTGTCGACCGCCGGCGCGTTGCCCGAGTATCAACCGCCGGGCTGCGCCCCCATCGGCATCGACGACGTCGCCGGGCTCGCGGCCGCCTTCGACCTGCTGGCCGATCCGGTCACCGCCGCGCGGCACGGTGCCGAGGCCGCACGCCACTACCAGCGCCGGTGCGCGGTCGACCTTGTCGCGGAACGCATTTTGGACGTGGTCGCCGAGGTGCTGGCGCGGCGAGGATGA